The DNA segment AAGAAAAACGCAATCCACGTTAAACTCGTTCTTTCTTTCAGGTGGTTCCATAGTTTTCTTGCCCACCGGATTGACTTGTATAATAAAGTGTTTTTCCAAAAGACTTTAGCTTTGATACGAACCGCCACTGTTAATAAGAACATACCTAACAATATGCCACAAATTTCTAAACAGATTATGAGACTCAAAATTCTATCTTTACTCACAAAAAGCGCATAGTAGTAATTAGCCAAATAAGTTCTTACGATATAATCGGATATTCCTGAGTCTCTCAAAAACATAATTGGCAAAAAAAACAGCATGAAAATACTAATTTCCAATGGTATTTTATCTAAAAAAGTCAAAACAATTTCATCTGTATTTTTACGATGCCCCGCCGCAACTAATAAATAAGTAGCTGCTAGAACCATACCCACCAAACCACCATACAATAGAAATTGAATCTGACTTTGGTACTGCTCCAGATAGGTATATACTTGATAACCTTGAAACAATGAATCAATCACCATCAATGGTTGAACAACCTTATATTCCACTACATACTCTGCTACTCCCTCTTCACTTTGGATAAAGTCATAGGGCATATTTTTATCTCCTGTTTGGTATTTACGGAAATAATACTTACCCGTCACGGTCTTTGAATTGTTTTCATAAGGGAAATTTTGAAGCAATGTTTCATTTCCCTTTTTTATGGTCATGGATAAGTTTGTTTTATCTTTGCCAAAATACTTAGCTGCGGATGTGGCTTTAAAGCCTAAACTATCCATTTTCGTTAGAAAATGCCGGGTTTCATTCCTGATTTTATTTTTGGCTTCATAGGTTGTGAAATAACCGGATTGTCTCTCATGCGTTTGTCGAAAAGCAACCGATGATAGTAATGAGCCATATATGCCTATCAAAAAACTAAAGCTGGCTAAACTTAGAATCATCCATGCCAAGATTTTAATGGTGGTGCTTCCTAATAGTTTATTTTTCATAATCAGCCTCCGCTTTATAACCCCTACCCCAAACCACTTTGATGTAGCGAGGGTGTGATGGATCAATTTCTATCTTTTCTCTTAAATGACGAATGTGAACCGCAATAGTACTTTCAGATCCGATTGGTTCTTCTTTCCATACTTCTTGGTAAATATCATTCGAGGTCAGAATTTTCTTAGGATTTTGAATAAAGTATTTAAGGATGCCATATTCCACGGCAGTTAATGAGATTTCTTTTCCGTCCACATCTACCTGTTTTAAATGGTCATTTAAAGTAATGCCGCCAAGGCTGTAAATGTCTTTATCTTCTTGTTGCATTCCTAATTCTTTAAAACGCCTTAATTGTGCTTTAATACGGGCGATTACCTCATCGGGATTAAAAGGCTTTGTAATATAATCATCAGCTCCAATATTCAAGCCTAATACCTTATCTTCTCCCTCACTTTTAGCACTTAGAAGAATGATGGGAATATTTTTATTTTTACGAATTTCTTTCGTGGCTTCAACACCATCCATGACCGGCATCATGATATCCATTAAAACTAAATCTACTTTTTCTTGTTGGATAATAGCCAAAGCTTCTTTCCCGTTCGTAGCTGTTTTTATTTCAAAGTTTTCTTTTGCAAGAAAAATTTTTAAGGCTTCTACAATGTCTTTTTCATCATCAACTAGTAATATACAATCCATATTTATCTACCTTTTGTATTCACATAGTATCATTAAACCCTTCTTTCATCTTTTAAGAAATTATTAAAATAGCTGTATACCAAATTAAAATCTTTTTCTAAAACAAGATTATTTTTAAATAACACTCCTTCAAGCGTATGTAGAATTAAAGATTTCATGTATTTTGGATTCTTCTGATGGCTTATCCATCTATCCGTTCTCTTGTTCTAATGATATAGCATAATTATAGTATTTATTTGCGAATCTTTTACTTCCTATGACACAGTCAGAACATGAAAAAACGACATAGTTGGTAATCACTTACCAAACCATGCCGATATTTTCAGAAATTACGAACCCTAATTGTACCTACTAAAAAGCGGTCTTTGTTGAAAATTGATTAGTAATTTTCTTTGGCGAGTTCAAAGAAACTTTCCTTGTATCCACATAAAGGACAAATCTTAGGTGCTTTCTTACCGGTCATTGTATATCCGCAAATTTCACATTGCCATACAGATTCTTCATCCTTTTCAAATACACGATCATTTAAAACATTACTCTTTAACTTGTTGTAACGTTCTTCATGACCTTTTTCCACATTCGCAACCATTTCCATTTGAGCGGCAATTCTTGTGAAACCCTCTTCACGGGCTTCTTCAGCCATTTTCTTATACATATCGGTCCATTCATAGTTTTCACCATCAGCACCCATTTGTAAGCATTCAGCTGTTGTAGGAATTTCACCACCACACAAAGCTTGGAACCATAAACGAGCATGTTCTTGTTCATTACGAGCTGTTTCTAAGAAGATATTTGCGATTTGTTCATATCCTTCTTCACGAGCCTTTTGAGCAAAGAATGTGTACTTATTACGAGCCATCGATTCACCCGCAAATGCGTCATTCAAATTTTTTTCTGTCTTCGATCCCTTTAATTCC comes from the Bulleidia sp. zg-1006 genome and includes:
- a CDS encoding sensor histidine kinase KdpD; translated protein: MKNKLLGSTTIKILAWMILSLASFSFLIGIYGSLLSSVAFRQTHERQSGYFTTYEAKNKIRNETRHFLTKMDSLGFKATSAAKYFGKDKTNLSMTIKKGNETLLQNFPYENNSKTVTGKYYFRKYQTGDKNMPYDFIQSEEGVAEYVVEYKVVQPLMVIDSLFQGYQVYTYLEQYQSQIQFLLYGGLVGMVLAATYLLVAAGHRKNTDEIVLTFLDKIPLEISIFMLFFLPIMFLRDSGISDYIVRTYLANYYYALFVSKDRILSLIICLEICGILLGMFLLTVAVRIKAKVFWKNTLLYKSIRWARKLWNHLKERTSLTWIAFFLVTVFWLLFGTYRNRLFQFVLVLASFVAVLMFVRQSELLSKVMREYAKGNFDYTVSKEGLTPIFSTQLDDLFKVKEGVQKAIANQLKSEHLKTELITNVSHDLKTPLTNILNYAQIVKEDEKEEERKKHIDIMIHHVNRLKRLTEDVLVASKASTGNMPVHINPIHCEELLVQIIGEYSDRFKERELEIIKINPNPDLMVQADGELLFRVFENLFSNQLKYALGKTRIYLDVIEKEDTVLFVMKNVSKEALNISEEELMERFVQGDDSRSHEGSGLGLSIVKSLVQLQKGNFSIEINGDYFQTSIELKKVSIASNKENKFI
- a CDS encoding response regulator transcription factor — encoded protein: MDCILLVDDEKDIVEALKIFLAKENFEIKTATNGKEALAIIQQEKVDLVLMDIMMPVMDGVEATKEIRKNKNIPIILLSAKSEGEDKVLGLNIGADDYITKPFNPDEVIARIKAQLRRFKELGMQQEDKDIYSLGGITLNDHLKQVDVDGKEISLTAVEYGILKYFIQNPKKILTSNDIYQEVWKEEPIGSESTIAVHIRHLREKIEIDPSHPRYIKVVWGRGYKAEADYEK
- the rbr gene encoding rubrerythrin, with amino-acid sequence MELKGSKTEKNLNDAFAGESMARNKYTFFAQKAREEGYEQIANIFLETARNEQEHARLWFQALCGGEIPTTAECLQMGADGENYEWTDMYKKMAEEAREEGFTRIAAQMEMVANVEKGHEERYNKLKSNVLNDRVFEKDEESVWQCEICGYTMTGKKAPKICPLCGYKESFFELAKENY